One part of the Salvelinus fontinalis isolate EN_2023a chromosome 4, ASM2944872v1, whole genome shotgun sequence genome encodes these proteins:
- the LOC129853446 gene encoding carbohydrate sulfotransferase 1-like: protein MQCSWKAVILLALASIAIQYTAIRTLTSKPFQLCPVPSPQNCGLLGGPGTESPIEGRAGCDDYPYFSFNASRKTHIMVLATTRSGSSFVGQLLNQHADVFYLFEPLYHVQTTLIPRLSHSRNAADRRVMLGASRDLLRSLYGCDLYFLESYIKPAPANHTTDKLFRRGASRALCSQPVCDAFGPTNANVEEGDCVKKCAALNMTLAADACREKRHVAIKVVRVPEIGDLRALVEDPRLNIKVIQLVRDPRGILSSRIETFRDTYRLWRIWRATGRRPYNLDLSQLTVVCEDFLGSVSTGLSHPHWLKGKYMLVRYEDLSRNPLLKTMEIYDFLGLSMDKSVEEWIQTNTRGSTELSAKHKYGTVRDSAANAESWRLKLSYDMVEYTQATCQKVLHQLGYKAVKSAEELKNLSLSLVQDKTFVPFL, encoded by the coding sequence ATGCAATGTTCCTGGAAGGCAGTGATCCTGCTGGCCTTGGCCTCCATCGCCATCCAGTACACCGCCATCCGGACTCTCACCTCCAAGCCCTTCCAGCTCTGCCCCGTGCCAAGCCCCCAGAACTGTGGCCTCCTGGGAGGTCCCGGGACAGAGTCCCCCATAGAGGGGCGGGCTGGCTGCGATGACTACCCCTATTTCAGCTTCAACGCCTCCCGTAAGACCCACATCATGGTGCTGGCTACAACGCGCAGCGGCTCCTCCTTCGTGGGCCAGCTGCTCAACCAGCATGCTGACGTTTTCTACCTATTCGAGCCCCTCTACCATGTCCAGACCACGCTGATCCCTCGGCTATCTCACAGCCGCAACGCAGCCGACCGCAGGGTGATGCTGGGTGCCAGTCGCGATCTCCTGCGGAGCCTCTACGGCTGTGACCTCtacttcctggagagctacattAAGCCGGCGCCGGCCAACCACACCACGGACAAGCTGTTCCGCAGAGGGGCCAGCCGGGCGCTATGCTCGCAGCCCGTGTGTGACGCCTTTGGACCCACCAATGCCAATGTGGAGGAGGGTGACTGCGTCAAGAAGTGCGCCGCCCTCAACATGACCTTGGCGGCCGATGCCTGCCGTGAGAAGCGGCATGTGGCGATCAAGGTTGTGCGTGTGCCGGAGATCGGGGACCTGCGGGCGCTGGTGGAGGATCCACGGCTGAACATCAAGGTTATCCAGTTGGTGCGTGACCCTCGCGGGATCCTGTCGTCGCGGATCGAGACTTTCCGGGACACCTACCGTCTGTGGAGGATCTGGAGGGCCACAGGGCGGAGGCCCTACAACCTGGACCTCAGCCAGCTGACGGTGGTTTGTGAGGACTTCCTCGGCTCTGTGTCCACAGGGCTCAGCCACCCCCACTGGCTCAAAGGGAAGTATATGCTGGTGCGTTACGAGGATCTGTCCAGGAACCCTCTGCTGAAGACCATGGAGATATATGACTTCCTGGGTCTGTCGATGGACAAGAGCGTGGAGGAGTGGATACAGACCAACACTAGGGGCAGCACCGAGCTGTCGGCTAAACACAAGTACGGTACGGTGAGAGACTCAGCGGCCAACGCCGAGAGCTGGCGCTTGAAACTGTCCTACGACATGGTGGAGTACACGCAGGCCACGTGCCAGAAGGTTCTACATCAGCTGGGCTATAAGGCAGTAAAGTCAGCAGAGGAACTGAAAAACTTGTCGCTCTCACTCGTGCAGGACAAAACTTTTGTACCTTTTTTGTAA